A genomic window from Nocardioides sp. BP30 includes:
- a CDS encoding gluconokinase, giving the protein MSQLLVVMGVSGSGKSTVGAALAQRLRVPFADADDFHPQANIDKMSAGIPLDDHDRGPWLDAIGEWLAAHPAGGVMSCSALKRSYRDRLRHHARDVAFLHLAGTPEVLARRMAGRPGHFMPPSLLSSQLHTLEPLQPDERGTTLDIDQGVDDLVQQYVDQLAKEH; this is encoded by the coding sequence CTGCTCGTCGTGATGGGCGTGTCGGGTTCGGGGAAGTCGACGGTCGGAGCCGCGCTGGCGCAGCGCCTGCGGGTGCCCTTCGCCGATGCGGACGACTTCCACCCCCAGGCCAACATCGACAAGATGAGTGCGGGTATCCCGCTCGACGACCACGACCGCGGGCCGTGGCTCGATGCGATCGGGGAGTGGCTCGCGGCCCACCCCGCCGGCGGCGTGATGAGCTGCTCGGCGCTCAAGCGCAGCTACCGTGACCGGCTGCGCCACCATGCCCGCGACGTGGCGTTCCTCCACCTGGCCGGAACGCCCGAGGTCCTGGCCCGCCGAATGGCCGGTCGACCGGGCCACTTCATGCCCCCGTCCCTGCTCAGCTCGCAGCTGCACACCCTGGAACCGTTGCAGCCCGACGAGCGGGGCACCACCCTCGACATCGACCAGGGCGTCGACGACCTCGTCCAGCAGTACGTCGACCAGCTCGCGAAGGAGCACTGA